In a genomic window of Pelecanus crispus isolate bPelCri1 chromosome 1, bPelCri1.pri, whole genome shotgun sequence:
- the RABL3 gene encoding rab-like protein 3 isoform X2 encodes MAALDRVKVLVLGDSGVGKSSLVHLLCQNQVLGNPSWTVGCSVDVRIHDYKEGTPEEKTYYIELWDVGGSVGSATSVKSTRAVFYNLLNGIILVHDLTNKKSSQNLYRWSLEALNRDVAPTGVLVTNGDYDREQFADNQIPLLVIGTKLDQIPETKRNEVLTRTAFLAEDFNAEEINLDCTNPRYLAAGSSNAVKLSRFFDKVIEKRYFLRDGNSRFLASLKGKGLEEEH; translated from the exons ATGGCGGCTTTGGACAGGGTCAAGGTGCTGGTGTTGGGCGACTCCG GTGTCGGAAAATCTTCGCTTGTTCACCTCTTATGCCAAAACCAGGTATTGGGAAACCCGTCCTGGACAGTGGGCTGCTCGGTGGATGTTCGA ATCCATGACTACAAAGAAGGGACTCCAGAAGAGAAGACCTACTACATTGAGCTGTGGGATGTTGGAGGTTCAGTGGGTAGTGCCACTAGTGTGAAAAGCACACGAGCAGTATTTTATAACTTGCTGAACG GGATAATTTTAGTGCATGACTTAACCAACAAGAAGTCATCCCAGAATTTGTATCGCTGGTCTTTGGAAGCGCTCAACAGAGATGTCGCTCCAACGGGAGTTCTCGTGACAAATGG TGACTATGACCGTGAACAGTTTGCTGATAACCAGATTCCACTGCTGGTAATAGGAACTAAGCTGGATCAGATCCCAGAAACTAAGCGGAATGAAGTTTTGACCAGAACAGCTTTCTTGGCTGAGGATTTCAATGCTGAAGAGATCAATTTG GATTGCACCAATCCTCGTTATCTGGCTGCAGGTTCATCCAATGCTGTCAAGCTAAGCAGGTTTTTTGATAAG GTCATAGAGAAGAGGTACTTCTTAAGAGATGGCAA CTCTAGATTCCTGGcttctctgaaaggaaaaggtttgGAGGAGGAACACTGA
- the RABL3 gene encoding rab-like protein 3 isoform X1 — translation MAALDRVKVLVLGDSGVGKSSLVHLLCQNQVLGNPSWTVGCSVDVRIHDYKEGTPEEKTYYIELWDVGGSVGSATSVKSTRAVFYNLLNGIILVHDLTNKKSSQNLYRWSLEALNRDVAPTGVLVTNGDYDREQFADNQIPLLVIGTKLDQIPETKRNEVLTRTAFLAEDFNAEEINLDCTNPRYLAAGSSNAVKLSRFFDKVIEKRYFLRDGNQIPGFSERKRFGGGTLKSLHYD, via the exons ATGGCGGCTTTGGACAGGGTCAAGGTGCTGGTGTTGGGCGACTCCG GTGTCGGAAAATCTTCGCTTGTTCACCTCTTATGCCAAAACCAGGTATTGGGAAACCCGTCCTGGACAGTGGGCTGCTCGGTGGATGTTCGA ATCCATGACTACAAAGAAGGGACTCCAGAAGAGAAGACCTACTACATTGAGCTGTGGGATGTTGGAGGTTCAGTGGGTAGTGCCACTAGTGTGAAAAGCACACGAGCAGTATTTTATAACTTGCTGAACG GGATAATTTTAGTGCATGACTTAACCAACAAGAAGTCATCCCAGAATTTGTATCGCTGGTCTTTGGAAGCGCTCAACAGAGATGTCGCTCCAACGGGAGTTCTCGTGACAAATGG TGACTATGACCGTGAACAGTTTGCTGATAACCAGATTCCACTGCTGGTAATAGGAACTAAGCTGGATCAGATCCCAGAAACTAAGCGGAATGAAGTTTTGACCAGAACAGCTTTCTTGGCTGAGGATTTCAATGCTGAAGAGATCAATTTG GATTGCACCAATCCTCGTTATCTGGCTGCAGGTTCATCCAATGCTGTCAAGCTAAGCAGGTTTTTTGATAAG GTCATAGAGAAGAGGTACTTCTTAAGAGATGGCAATCAG ATTCCTGGcttctctgaaaggaaaaggtttgGAGGAGGAACACTGAAGAGCCTTCATTATGATTGA
- the RABL3 gene encoding rab-like protein 3 isoform X3 has product MAALDRVKVLVLGDSGVGKSSLVHLLCQNQVLGNPSWTVGCSVDVRIHDYKEGTPEEKTYYIELWDVGGSVGSATSVKSTRAVFYNLLNGIILVHDLTNKKSSQNLYRWSLEALNRDVAPTGVLVTNGDYDREQFADNQIPLLVIGTKLDQIPETKRNEVLTRTAFLAEDFNAEEINLVIEKRYFLRDGNQIPGFSERKRFGGGTLKSLHYD; this is encoded by the exons ATGGCGGCTTTGGACAGGGTCAAGGTGCTGGTGTTGGGCGACTCCG GTGTCGGAAAATCTTCGCTTGTTCACCTCTTATGCCAAAACCAGGTATTGGGAAACCCGTCCTGGACAGTGGGCTGCTCGGTGGATGTTCGA ATCCATGACTACAAAGAAGGGACTCCAGAAGAGAAGACCTACTACATTGAGCTGTGGGATGTTGGAGGTTCAGTGGGTAGTGCCACTAGTGTGAAAAGCACACGAGCAGTATTTTATAACTTGCTGAACG GGATAATTTTAGTGCATGACTTAACCAACAAGAAGTCATCCCAGAATTTGTATCGCTGGTCTTTGGAAGCGCTCAACAGAGATGTCGCTCCAACGGGAGTTCTCGTGACAAATGG TGACTATGACCGTGAACAGTTTGCTGATAACCAGATTCCACTGCTGGTAATAGGAACTAAGCTGGATCAGATCCCAGAAACTAAGCGGAATGAAGTTTTGACCAGAACAGCTTTCTTGGCTGAGGATTTCAATGCTGAAGAGATCAATTTG GTCATAGAGAAGAGGTACTTCTTAAGAGATGGCAATCAG ATTCCTGGcttctctgaaaggaaaaggtttgGAGGAGGAACACTGAAGAGCCTTCATTATGATTGA